The sequence agactcaacctttgccctctccaattaccattggaacaaggagaagggcttagagagtatctctatcaaaatctccaactcagtcaagacatgtctgacttggtgggacagcaacgtcagacttcgagaaggtctttctcttgcgatcaagaacccaaaccatgtgttgtatcagatacatcggatttgggttggggagcgccactggacagtctggaatgctcgggtctttggtccacggatcagaagaaactccatttaaggcaagaaaCATCTTTCTTTagacgagattcgtgcaaggagaaatgaacgtcttagcggactgcctcagcagaagaggacaagtcatctccatggagtggacgttgcacaagactgtgtgcgagaagctatggatgacatggggtcaacccaccctagatctttttgcgacttcactgacaaagaggctcccaacttactgttctccagttccagatccagaggcagcctacatagacgctttcctgctggactggtctcacctagacatctatgccttcccaccatttaagatcctagacaaggttcttcagaagttcgcttctcacgaagggaccaggttgacgttggttgctcccctcttgccgtcgagagaatggttcacagaggttcttctATGgccggtggacattccaagaagtgtACCGTTACgaatggatctcctgcgtcagcctcttgtaaaaaaatttcatcaaagtctcctcgcgcttcgtctaactgccttcattctatcgaaagactctctagagctcgtgggttttcgaaggaggcagctagagcgatcgcaagagctagaaggtcctctaccattaggatctaccaatccaaatgggtGGTATTTAGTGACTGgggcaagtcctcctctatttcctcttccaataccactgtagcacagattgcagactttctactttatcttagaaatgatcgcatcctttctgcctcaactattaaaggctacagaagcattttagcttcagtttttaaacatagaaatttagatctgtctgataataaagatcttctagaccttctcaagtcttttgagacttccaaggagcgtcagatcACTACTCCTGCTTGGTATTTGGATGTGGTCCTTTagttccttatgtctgaaaggtttgagccgttgaattcaacatcactcaaagatcttacactcaaaactctctttttagtgagcatGGCTACCGCAAAGAGTTAATGAAGTATATGCCTTCAGCATaaatatcggcttctgctctaataaagcagtatgcttgcttcaacttggttttttagccaaaagagaatggccatctcgtccatggcctaagtcgtttgaacttcccagtctatctgaaattgttgggaatgaaattgaaagagttctgtgccctgtaagagctcttaaattttatttagataGAACCAAAGCGCTGCTAGGcatttcagaggctttatggtgttcggttaaaaaaGACCACCTTGCCGATGTCGAAAAATgtgttgtcatattttattagtcttttaattagagaggctcactctcatttcagtgataatgaagttagagcggtggcaacttcagtagcgttcaaacaaaatagatcccttagaagcattatggacgcaaccttttggaggagtaaatgtgtgttcgcttcacattattttaaaaaatgtccagactctttatgaggactgctacatgttgggaccattcgtagcagcgagtgcagtagtgagtgaaggttctaccactacattcccttaatcccaatatcctttttcttctcttgaaacttttaattttttgggttgtacgtggagactaagaagtcttccgcaatcttttgatttggtgggtggtcaaacttgtttcttgagagcgcccagatcaagggtattgatgaggtcctgttataagggtgttcaccctgattataacagctcctagaagactttcagcatcctgagaggatcgctgggcttcgtaaggatagcggactaatgagtcagagtattcatcagagtcagcttccttatcagttacctatacttaagtttttttttttaatatttgtcaaaaactcttgagcatatatgcctttattgttttaatactggtctttaccctccaccatgggtgtaaatcagctatatatatatatatattcaccggctaagtttaatattcaaaaattatattttcaatttaaaataaattttttaatatacttacacggtgaatatatataattaaaggccctcccttcctccccgatagagaccctacggactgagaagaactgaactcttggagaagtatatgcggtatctggccgatagtcggcgctggtgggcgcacccggcagccatcatggcgatcgctcgcgagtttttggagtctgtcgaccgtcggagacgtaagctatatatatattcatcgggtaagtatattcaaaaatttatttttaattgaaaatataatttctctgggaatatcacttaagtcaaatatcccttatgaagctacttataggaaccttccatcaggacgacatggcctgagcccaaaaatctaatTTGAAAATCACAGGTAGCTTCATCTAATgttatatacggtacataaagtTGCAATTAGTGATTTACATCAACTTCTTGATTTTATTAATtgatattatgtatttattttcagATAGTGAAGAATGTTTTAATGATGGACAAGGTGTTAACAAGCTGATCAGTTACCGTATTCAATACATCAAGCATAATATGATAGCAGTCCTAGTGATTCTGATGAACTAAGTAGGTACAGTAacggaattttatttttttgtaatgctGGAACACCATATTACCAATATGGAGGCTGTAGAAAATGTACATTTACACGAGCCAATACAGGAGGCAATAACAGAAGTAATTTatcattgccatatatgtatggaggCTTTTGTATGTGAAGATATATTTAGAATTCACATGGATAATCATACTGCTGAGAGACCTTTTGAATGTAAAGCATGTGGAGTGAGATTTATTGATGAGGCACACCTGAACAAACACACCGATTTAAAACATGCCAAAGAAGACGAATATGAAGCATGCTCCGTCTGTGGGAAACTATTCCATGACAAAATTAACCTAAGGAGTCACATGGCAGTTCATTCTGAGAACAGGCCTTTCTCTTGCGGCCTCTGTGGCAGGAGCTTCAAGCGGAAGGGCGAGTTGGAGTCTCACATAATCATTCATACTGGAATGAAGCCACATAAATGTAACTTGTGTAACAAAGCATTTACACAAAAGTACTCCTTGAAGATGCATATGAGAATTCACACAGGAGAAAAACCTTTCAAGTGTAGCATCTGTGGGAAGGAGTTTAACAGAAGTTCAACAGTGACTCTTCACATGAGACAGCATACTGGAGAAAAGCCTTACAACTGTACGGAATGTAATGAGAATTTCAAACTTCTGCGAGACCTCAAGAATCACTTGGCAAAAGTTCATGGAAAAGTTGGAAAACCCCGTTTCAGAAGCGTCCCCAGAACAGTCCCCATGAAACGTGGAAGAAAGCTTGGAAGTAAGGGGAAGGATGGAGTTAAGGCAAAGGGGAAATTTGAGTGTGCAATTTGTAAAGAGGAATTTGACTATGTAACAGTTTTTAATGATCACATCAAAACACACGATGTGGACTCCTGCTATTTGTGTGGCCAGGAGCTGAAAAGCAGAGCGGAGAAACGGAGACACGTGACTCGACCCATAGAGCTGAACGAGAGCGAATGTTTTACCTGTGGGGTCAAGTTCAATAAACTAGAAGATTTTAAGCATCACATGAATGGTCATACAGGTGAGTTTTTTAAACCTGTAAAATTGTTTTGTTCCtctgcaaaatacaaaccttccgctctttactcAGGAGTAATTATTTTGGTGAAAGCTGAAACCGGCCAATAAAGTTcttgtcagggtgtaactacccaccgctagttagcggagtgGGGAAGCTgggtaggttaaccctcccgcTCGTACTAGCAACTcaccgtcactttttattttggctcggtagagtaagGCCGTAGTCTTTCTCTCCCATCAACACCCTTTTAACTGTTACGGCTAAAAGCAACTGGCCTAATGTTTATTAAATTTCCTTGTGAGCTACCCTCCTTACACGGGTTCCCACAGGCAAGGGAGGTAGCAAGAGGCCATGGCCTCTACCTCTAGTGCTCACCCCGCGTCAGCTCTACTTCGGCGGGCCGGCCCAAGCAGTGGCTGACTGGAACTCCTCGGAGTGACTTGTCATGGGACCACAGGTCTCAGAAACA comes from Palaemon carinicauda isolate YSFRI2023 chromosome 19, ASM3689809v2, whole genome shotgun sequence and encodes:
- the LOC137658678 gene encoding zinc finger protein ZFP2-like isoform X1; its protein translation is MLEHHITNMEAVENVHLHEPIQEAITEVIYHCHICMEAFVCEDIFRIHMDNHTAERPFECKACGVRFIDEAHLNKHTDLKHAKEDEYEACSVCGKLFHDKINLRSHMAVHSENRPFSCGLCGRSFKRKGELESHIIIHTGMKPHKCNLCNKAFTQKYSLKMHMRIHTGEKPFKCSICGKEFNRSSTVTLHMRQHTGEKPYNCTECNENFKLLRDLKNHLAKVHGKVGKPRFRSVPRTVPMKRGRKLGSKGKDGVKAKGKFECAICKEEFDYVTVFNDHIKTHDVDSCYLCGQELKSRAEKRRHVTRPIELNESECFTCGVKFNKLEDFKHHMNGHTELCRLEECLRNAENLHVSTKTSQRTNQSLKPSDGDTEDEDGNLAEFSDMGEDSNGEESGTLFPLKLKVRNIPEEGESPGMCSFAVKQEQLSGDDEPETTILELVAGVEGFEVKTQTLDSSVISSQIDLKKSVSMLDSFESSCMVTASDIDQKPKVRRQSPYKVARVSPPRTRASLKAHFEETSKIHENENVSVNNKTVIISEASHKDGEESDDSDLAETYSIYVRNILRLQPVDKQMALIKCINTTIGQFIND
- the LOC137658678 gene encoding zinc finger protein ZFP2-like isoform X2 is translated as MLEHHITNMEAVENVHLHEPIQEAITEVIYHCHICMEAFVCEDIFRIHMDNHTAERPFECKACGVRFIDEAHLNKHTDLKHAKEDEYEACSVCGKLFHDKINLRSHMAVHSENRPFSCGLCGRSFKRKGELESHIIIHTGMKPHKCNLCNKAFTQKYSLKMHMRIHTGEKPFKCSICGKEFNRSSTVTLHMRQHTGEKPYNCTECNENFKLLRDLKNHLAKVHGKVGKPRFRSVPRTVPMKRGRKLGSKGKDGVKAKGKFECAICKEEFDYVTVFNDHIKTHDVDSCYLCGQELKSRAEKRRHVTRPIELNESECFTCGVKFNKLEDFKHHMNGHTELCRLEECLRNAENLHVSTKTSQRTNQSLKPSDGDTEDEDGNLAEFSDMGEDSNGNIPEEGESPGMCSFAVKQEQLSGDDEPETTILELVAGVEGFEVKTQTLDSSVISSQIDLKKSVSMLDSFESSCMVTASDIDQKPKVRRQSPYKVARVSPPRTRASLKAHFEETSKIHENENVSVNNKTVIISEASHKDGEESDDSDLAETYSIYVRNILRLQPVDKQMALIKCINTTIGQFIND